From Antricoccus suffuscus:
CGGCTCGAACACGCGTAACGATGACATATACGACGCTTCCACGTGTTGAACCCTAACGCGACGTTTGGACTGATCGCGGGGTAGGCTGGGCGGCACGAAACTAACTAATCATTCCGGGGCTCGCAATGCGCGCGCTCCGCACTTCGTATGAGGGGGTCGAGCCATGGGGCGCGGCCGTGCTAAGGCTAAGCAGACCAAGGTTGCCCGGGAGTTGAAGTACTACTCCCCTGACACTGATCTAACTGCGTTGCAGCGAGAGCTCGCCGCAGGTACCTCCCCAAGTCTTCGGACCAATCATGGTCGCGACGAACGTTCGGAGCCCGATCCGTACGACGATTTGGCAAGCAAGTACTCGGACTATAGCGACGGACCCGACGAGGGCCGCTAGATTTCGCTGGTTGAGTGAGGCGAGCGGAACCGAAACTCCGTAACATCGAAAAGTCCGTAACCGCGGTTACGGACACCGATACGTCACGGGGTTTTCCGCTCGCTCAATCAGCGAAGAGCCGTCGAAGGCTCGACCGACGAGATTTAAAGGTAGTCGCTGACCATCGTGGCTTTGGGCTCGCCGGTGGCGGCCGATACGGCGCCGCACGCCCACGCGTCGATGCCCTGCGCCCGTAGTACGTCGATCGCCCGGTCCGCGTCCGACGCGGCAACCGCCGCGATCATCCCGACCCCGACGTTGAACGCCCGCTCGAGTTCGGCCCGCTCAATGTGTCCGGCCGCGCCGAGCAGCCCGAAAACGGGCGGCAGCGACCAGGTCGAACGATCCACGGTCGCCGTCGTACCGGCAGGGAGTACCCGCGGCAGGTTGCCGGGGATGCCGCCTCCGGTGACGTGGCACATGGCGTGTACGTCGACCTCGGCGAACAGCGCGAGCGACTCAAGCGTGTAAATCTTCGTCGGCTCGAGCAAGACCTCGCCGAGCGTCCGGTCGAGGCCTTCCGGCGTACCGGACAGGTCCAGCCCGGCGTCCGCGATCACCTTGCGGACCAGGCTGTAGCCATT
This genomic window contains:
- a CDS encoding DUF3073 domain-containing protein codes for the protein MGRGRAKAKQTKVARELKYYSPDTDLTALQRELAAGTSPSLRTNHGRDERSEPDPYDDLASKYSDYSDGPDEGR